From Bacteroidales bacterium, one genomic window encodes:
- a CDS encoding RagB/SusD family nutrient uptake outer membrane protein, producing the protein MKKLYTTLLVVLSLFAFTSCNDFLDMKPTNSVDSKGSVTTARDAEVAINGLVREMLSTSLYGRNILLYADAKGGDYTVVSNGRGSDALYTFSHTSVSGTYSGFWSVGYTCIAQINSVLESIDAVEKAGTKEDFSDAKGQLYTYRAMIYFDLVRMYGKDYNVDKSALAVPLVTASLATTEKPSRATVNDIYTQIVSDLKTGAGLIGKDANNGYINYYGNLAIQARVDMEMGKYAEALAACKEIISDGDYSLYSNSEWVDSWKKQFGSESIIEFAVNINEADHGSACLGETISREGDCDGDSDGLFVASDFWLARMKEDASDVRWGIMAYDELSKTRLGSCYKYLGSTSLSGDGKAGYTAVNIKLCRLSEIYLIAAEAALRTGNLSATDGAAYYLNQIRKRSPNLAPATESTVTLDMILLEKSKELFGEGQRYWDLIRCNKSITYNDVIDGGEGELPHPYRESTIDRTFFRTILPISQDDINTDANLVQNPGY; encoded by the coding sequence ATGAAAAAATTATATACTACACTATTAGTTGTATTGAGCTTGTTTGCTTTCACATCCTGCAATGATTTCCTGGATATGAAACCTACAAATAGCGTTGACTCAAAAGGCTCCGTTACAACCGCAAGAGATGCAGAAGTTGCTATCAACGGTTTAGTCAGAGAGATGTTGAGTACTTCTCTGTATGGCCGCAACATATTGCTTTACGCAGATGCTAAAGGCGGAGATTATACGGTTGTTTCAAACGGAAGAGGCTCAGACGCCCTTTATACATTTAGCCATACTTCTGTTTCCGGAACATATTCCGGCTTCTGGAGCGTAGGTTATACTTGCATTGCGCAGATAAACAGCGTTTTGGAGAGCATTGACGCAGTTGAAAAAGCCGGCACAAAAGAGGATTTCAGCGACGCTAAAGGTCAGCTGTATACTTACAGAGCAATGATTTATTTTGATCTTGTAAGAATGTACGGAAAAGACTACAACGTTGATAAATCAGCTTTGGCAGTTCCTTTGGTAACGGCAAGCCTGGCAACAACTGAGAAGCCTTCACGTGCTACTGTTAATGATATTTATACTCAAATAGTTAGCGATTTGAAAACAGGCGCAGGCTTGATTGGAAAAGATGCTAATAACGGCTATATCAATTACTATGGCAACCTTGCAATTCAGGCAAGAGTTGATATGGAAATGGGTAAATATGCTGAGGCTCTTGCAGCTTGCAAAGAGATTATCAGTGACGGTGATTATTCCTTGTATTCAAATTCAGAATGGGTAGATTCATGGAAGAAACAGTTTGGAAGCGAGTCAATTATAGAATTTGCAGTTAACATCAATGAGGCTGACCACGGCTCTGCTTGCCTTGGTGAAACAATAAGCCGCGAGGGTGACTGCGATGGTGATTCTGACGGATTGTTTGTTGCTAGTGACTTCTGGCTGGCAAGAATGAAGGAAGATGCAAGCGATGTCCGCTGGGGCATCATGGCTTATGATGAGCTTTCTAAGACAAGACTTGGCTCTTGCTATAAATATCTTGGAAGCACTTCATTGTCAGGTGATGGCAAAGCAGGATATACTGCAGTTAACATCAAGCTTTGCAGACTGTCAGAGATTTATCTAATTGCTGCAGAGGCCGCATTAAGAACCGGCAATTTGAGCGCAACTGACGGAGCTGCTTACTATCTGAATCAGATTAGAAAGCGTTCTCCTAACTTGGCTCCTGCTACTGAGTCAACTGTTACTCTTGATATGATTCTATTAGAGAAGAGCAAAGAGTTATTTGGAGAGGGTCAAAGATATTGGGACTTAATCCGCTGCAACAAGAGCATCACTTATAATGATGTAATTGACGGAGGAGAGGGAGAGCTTCCTCACCCTTACAGAGAGTCAACAATTGACAGAACATTCTTTAGAACTATCCTTCCTATTAGTCAGGATGATATCAATACAGATGCAAATCTAGTACAGAATCCTGGTTATTAA
- a CDS encoding ATP-binding protein, giving the protein MFEDTVGNIKRFFKSTSALLFFAAAVIIAAVSFFVTPQSTSLKGQAARVEKIVQQREKILEDYANKSLNKPASQWLSFEDFPSDMVLYRYCADTLQSWVNQFPISNDEVDIDATAYMQLYRIHYMGSQNQFDSPFAYLKGNEQYVNLGTSWYVVKVYAKGNQKIIAGLLIKTDSRSSDATGSSTINPRLKLSRRLDIVPINFDDGAIVKDKEGDVLFAVVEDVAFRGSKSVSLLVWIALVLALCGFFALFYRRRTLRDFLIFAAGITVLRVLCFQFGGYLRLDSDFFSPTLYADAGIFSSLGNLLLNNLYVFLIVLAIYMLRTNCLRYVKTHAGWRRQIVLAPIILLPIVLFVYINFTLRSLINNSTIVLELYRITQLNFYSVLCYLSYALLFLDLLFSLQNAAKTIGIKRNYYLLSARNILIFIFATALYTLLTTNYLSFKKECEWSKVVTNKLSVERDLGLELELRSIEMKLAKDPLSAVILNLPKENLKLLEQRFSELYFQSIKQKYLISLTICRPNDVLPLPQLVDCMQYYDALLTQYNAMPIADGSSFFYLSNYKGKVGYLGIFKYLTENGPINLYIEIDSRFAEDPSGYPAELFDYQQQDNVNIPSEYSYAKYYSGRLTLYKGNYNYPISSSAYKAPDGFAVEIKDKCVHFINQVSDDNLVVISRPKRSFFPYLVSFSYLMLFYCAIFFIVLRVRRSRIRAVSRLRGPKKSLRRKMTYLLTTALVVALIAMALGTVWFSINYYNGSNRLRLEEKIQTVQKTLSTFCSYARDYTDINSNDLFQAMDRLANDTQSDINLYDPHGKLIRSTKPELFDKYVLSSRMNPKAYSELVLKTRSQVFNKERVGVFHYYSLYSPIFNVNGKMIAIVNIPYFAKTSSLRGDLSSVVAAIINVYIILLIIAIFFGTVLSNSVTRPLAQISGRMQFIDVSKKPEHINYKSEDELGLLVGAYNKMVDSLVESTKQMAQTERERAWSEMARRIAHEIKNPLTPMKLSIQRLIMLKKRNAPGWEEKFEDTGNSILEQIDILSNTASEFSSFAKFFVEDNAEVNLYELIREQKILFDTQDNIRISYGYDSEKCMIFARKGQIVRVLVNLISNAIQALEKVSETGKGFIRVSLQDKGDDYVVAVEDNGDGVKEEDMPKLFTPNFTTKSSGNGLGLAISKSIIEQSGGKIWYSKSELGGANFAFSLPKYKG; this is encoded by the coding sequence GTTCAGCAGAGAGAGAAGATTTTGGAGGATTACGCCAACAAATCGCTTAATAAGCCAGCTTCTCAATGGCTTAGTTTTGAGGATTTTCCAAGCGATATGGTTTTGTACCGCTATTGCGCCGATACGCTGCAGTCTTGGGTAAATCAGTTCCCTATAAGCAATGATGAAGTGGATATTGATGCTACTGCATACATGCAGCTTTACAGGATTCATTATATGGGGAGCCAAAATCAATTTGATTCCCCGTTCGCATATCTAAAAGGAAATGAACAGTATGTGAACTTGGGTACTTCCTGGTATGTTGTAAAAGTATATGCAAAGGGGAATCAAAAAATCATTGCGGGTCTTCTTATAAAGACAGACTCCAGGTCTTCCGACGCAACGGGTTCTTCTACGATAAATCCAAGGCTTAAGCTCTCCAGGCGGCTGGATATTGTACCAATAAATTTTGATGACGGAGCAATTGTAAAGGATAAGGAAGGAGATGTGCTATTTGCTGTGGTTGAGGATGTTGCGTTTAGAGGCTCAAAGAGCGTGAGCCTTCTTGTTTGGATAGCTCTTGTCCTTGCGCTGTGCGGATTTTTTGCTCTTTTCTACAGGAGAAGGACATTAAGAGATTTTCTGATTTTTGCGGCGGGCATTACTGTCTTGCGCGTATTGTGTTTTCAATTTGGAGGATACCTGAGGCTAGACTCAGATTTCTTCTCTCCTACTCTTTATGCAGATGCAGGAATATTCTCTTCCCTTGGCAATTTGCTGCTGAATAATTTATATGTCTTTCTGATAGTGCTGGCCATTTATATGCTCAGAACCAACTGCTTGCGTTATGTCAAAACACATGCGGGCTGGAGAAGGCAAATTGTTCTGGCGCCAATAATTTTACTCCCGATAGTTCTATTTGTTTATATAAACTTTACGCTGCGCTCTCTTATTAACAATTCCACAATTGTGCTGGAATTGTATAGAATAACGCAGCTGAATTTTTATTCCGTGCTCTGCTATCTCTCTTATGCTCTGCTGTTTTTGGATTTGCTTTTCTCATTGCAAAATGCTGCAAAAACTATCGGGATAAAAAGAAATTATTACCTGCTCTCTGCAAGAAACATTTTGATATTTATTTTTGCTACCGCTCTATATACTTTGTTGACAACTAATTATCTTAGCTTTAAGAAGGAGTGCGAGTGGAGCAAAGTGGTAACTAACAAACTCTCCGTGGAGAGAGATTTGGGACTTGAGCTGGAACTGCGCTCTATTGAAATGAAGCTTGCAAAGGACCCTTTGTCTGCTGTAATTCTTAATCTTCCAAAGGAAAACCTTAAACTTTTGGAGCAGAGATTTTCTGAACTTTATTTCCAAAGCATAAAGCAAAAATATCTTATAAGTTTAACAATTTGCCGTCCGAATGATGTGCTGCCGTTGCCGCAACTTGTTGACTGCATGCAGTATTATGATGCTTTGCTTACTCAGTATAATGCAATGCCGATAGCAGACGGAAGCAGTTTCTTTTATCTTAGCAATTACAAAGGAAAGGTTGGATATCTTGGAATTTTTAAATACCTGACGGAGAATGGCCCTATAAATTTATACATAGAAATTGATTCCAGGTTTGCAGAGGATCCATCCGGCTATCCGGCAGAACTATTTGATTATCAGCAGCAAGACAATGTCAATATTCCGTCGGAATACTCTTATGCAAAATATTATAGCGGAAGGCTGACACTTTACAAGGGTAATTATAATTATCCTATCTCATCTTCTGCTTATAAAGCTCCCGACGGATTTGCCGTGGAAATTAAAGATAAATGTGTCCATTTCATTAATCAGGTCTCAGATGATAACTTGGTGGTAATAAGCCGTCCAAAGAGATCTTTCTTCCCTTATCTGGTTTCCTTCTCTTATCTGATGCTTTTCTATTGCGCTATTTTCTTTATAGTCCTGAGGGTTAGAAGGTCCAGAATTAGAGCTGTTTCCAGATTGAGAGGTCCAAAGAAATCTCTGAGGAGGAAAATGACATATTTGCTTACTACCGCACTGGTTGTTGCGCTTATTGCAATGGCCCTTGGCACCGTGTGGTTCAGTATCAATTACTATAACGGAAGCAACAGGCTGAGGCTGGAGGAAAAAATTCAGACGGTGCAGAAGACGCTCTCTACATTTTGCTCATACGCAAGGGATTACACCGATATTAATTCCAATGATTTGTTCCAGGCAATGGACCGCCTGGCAAATGATACGCAGTCCGATATAAACTTGTATGACCCTCACGGAAAATTAATCCGCTCTACAAAGCCGGAGCTTTTTGACAAATATGTTCTGTCATCCAGAATGAATCCAAAGGCATATTCTGAACTGGTGCTTAAGACAAGAAGCCAAGTGTTTAATAAAGAGAGGGTTGGAGTCTTTCATTATTACTCTTTATACTCGCCTATATTCAATGTTAACGGCAAGATGATTGCCATTGTGAACATCCCGTACTTTGCAAAGACTTCCTCATTAAGAGGAGATTTGTCATCCGTTGTAGCAGCAATCATTAATGTTTATATCATTTTGCTGATTATTGCAATCTTCTTTGGCACAGTACTTTCCAATTCCGTTACAAGGCCTCTTGCGCAGATAAGCGGAAGGATGCAGTTTATAGATGTATCAAAGAAGCCTGAACATATTAACTATAAGAGCGAGGATGAACTTGGACTTTTGGTAGGGGCGTACAACAAGATGGTGGACTCTTTGGTGGAGAGCACAAAACAGATGGCGCAGACTGAAAGAGAAAGGGCATGGAGCGAGATGGCCCGCAGAATTGCGCATGAAATTAAAAATCCTCTGACTCCGATGAAGCTTAGTATTCAGAGGCTTATAATGCTTAAGAAGAGAAATGCCCCTGGATGGGAGGAGAAATTTGAAGATACGGGGAATTCAATTTTGGAGCAGATAGATATCCTTTCAAACACTGCTTCTGAATTTAGCAGTTTTGCAAAATTCTTTGTGGAAGATAATGCTGAAGTTAATTTGTATGAACTTATCCGGGAGCAAAAAATACTATTTGATACGCAAGATAATATTAGAATTTCTTATGGATATGATTCTGAAAAATGCATGATATTCGCCCGCAAGGGACAAATAGTTAGAGTCCTTGTTAATCTGATTTCCAACGCAATACAGGCGCTTGAGAAAGTAAGCGAGACTGGCAAGGGATTCATAAGAGTTTCTTTGCAGGACAAAGGGGATGATTATGTGGTTGCCGTGGAGGACAATGGAGACGGCGTTAAAGAGGAAGATATGCCAAAATTGTTTACTCCAAACTTTACCACAAAGAGCAGCGGCAACGGACTTGGACTTGCAATCAGCAAGAGCATAATTGAACAGAGCGGCGGAAAAATATGGTATTCTAAGTCTGAACTTGGCGGCGCGAACTTTGCGTTCAGCCTTCCTAAGTATAAAGGATAA
- a CDS encoding beta-lactamase family protein, which translates to MSSNYLFFHRDRLLKSARYVLILFISAFIACNISSCGGSGNSPVTPPSTTKSGLHALNGFNINSVTNTASSLKEDCKGVIVDSLVLITVPDGVSLTSLIPDFSISDKATLYANGVPVVSGQTAIDMSNSVKITLVAENGTAHSYFWLLARNGNATFDNQAYTIMKNFNIPGISLAATKDEKLVYSAGYGFADKDAHIRVTPNMLFRLGSVSKQQTALCIMTLYEQGKLDLNDKVFGTGGILQSEFPETSTYPYVNGVTSVTVKNLLQHNSGWTDQLIFDTSEPISSMTLDQRIDYLVHHVSMSSAVGSTYHYFNMGFCILGRIVEKLTGKTFETYLREVTAKAGVTDMWVDKSTRAEKRSNEVVFYSQASGGNAYLNPMEVVSSCGAIIASAPELMQLLCAEDYGTVVPDILKSSTLDLMYTPSPNYSHYGLGWRLNHSYFTNWASYHGGNLAGTGTLWVRGKKGVNAVVLCNSRSYREDIDFDTSLYDLLGTVMSAFGD; encoded by the coding sequence ATGTCCAGCAATTATTTATTTTTTCATCGCGACAGGTTGTTAAAATCTGCCAGGTATGTGCTTATACTCTTTATTTCTGCCTTCATTGCATGCAATATTTCCAGCTGCGGCGGAAGCGGAAACAGTCCTGTTACCCCTCCGTCAACTACGAAATCGGGACTACATGCGCTGAATGGATTTAACATCAATTCAGTCACTAATACGGCATCTTCTTTAAAAGAAGATTGCAAGGGTGTTATTGTTGACAGCCTTGTTCTTATTACAGTACCTGATGGGGTCTCCCTGACTTCATTGATACCGGACTTTTCAATCTCCGATAAAGCAACCCTTTATGCTAACGGAGTACCCGTAGTCAGCGGACAAACCGCTATTGATATGTCCAATTCAGTAAAGATTACATTAGTTGCGGAGAATGGAACGGCCCACTCTTACTTTTGGCTTTTAGCGCGTAATGGCAATGCTACTTTTGACAATCAGGCTTACACCATAATGAAGAATTTTAATATTCCCGGAATCTCGCTTGCTGCAACCAAAGATGAGAAGCTTGTATATTCTGCCGGCTATGGATTTGCTGATAAAGACGCACATATAAGGGTTACTCCAAATATGTTGTTCAGACTTGGAAGTGTTTCCAAACAGCAAACGGCATTGTGCATTATGACTCTTTACGAGCAAGGCAAATTGGATTTGAATGACAAAGTTTTTGGAACTGGCGGCATTCTGCAGAGTGAATTTCCTGAGACATCTACTTATCCTTATGTTAACGGAGTAACCAGCGTTACAGTTAAGAATCTTTTGCAGCATAACAGCGGTTGGACTGACCAGCTGATTTTTGATACATCTGAACCAATTTCCAGCATGACTCTGGACCAAAGAATTGATTATCTGGTTCATCACGTTTCCATGTCATCAGCTGTCGGGAGTACATATCATTACTTTAATATGGGTTTCTGCATATTGGGCAGGATTGTAGAGAAACTTACGGGAAAAACTTTTGAAACTTATTTGAGAGAAGTTACTGCAAAGGCCGGTGTTACAGATATGTGGGTAGATAAGAGTACAAGAGCGGAGAAGAGAAGCAATGAGGTTGTATTCTATTCTCAGGCTTCCGGCGGCAATGCATATTTGAATCCTATGGAGGTGGTAAGTTCTTGCGGCGCAATTATAGCTTCCGCACCGGAGCTTATGCAACTTCTTTGTGCTGAGGATTATGGGACGGTTGTTCCGGATATCTTAAAGAGCAGTACTTTGGATTTGATGTATACTCCTTCCCCTAATTATTCCCATTATGGATTAGGCTGGAGATTAAACCATTCTTATTTTACAAACTGGGCTTCTTATCACGGCGGCAATCTTGCAGGTACCGGAACTCTTTGGGTCAGAGGCAAGAAGGGCGTTAATGCCGTTGTGCTTTGCAATTCACGCAGCTATCGTGAGGATATAGATTTTGACACAAGCCTTTATGATTTGCTTGGTACTGTAATGAGTGCCTTTGGTGATTAA
- a CDS encoding pyridoxal phosphate-dependent aminotransferase, with the protein MAKYNFDEIIERRNTDCLKWDAVVERWHKKNLLPMWVADMDFRTPPFLMDALNKRNEHEVLGYARRPEDWYKAIIYWFKKRYNWSIKAENIGFVPGIVVGLCHALRCFTKPGDKVLIMPPVYFPFRLQILAAGCKLVNCNLKLKDIAIKGNAAAKEQQFELDFDDFRKKIKGCKAMILCNPHNPGGRAWTRRELEEIAKICLQNKVLVLSDEIHCDLTFPPLKHIPFATVNARQALNTITFHAPSKTFNCAGLGSSEWIATNKKLHDTFAKYLDDGEFDGGNVYSFIPDRYVYTPEGSEWLKQALEYMQGNINYVEKFLRDNFIFDAISKVKGGRQMSEHKTQLITMIKPQASFLIYLNFRNLGLTQKQLCSFIADDAHLALNDGAVFGPGGEGFMRLNIGCPRATVELAMGQLKRAFDKKFCK; encoded by the coding sequence ATGGCAAAATATAATTTTGATGAAATCATTGAGCGCAGAAATACTGATTGCTTAAAATGGGATGCGGTTGTGGAGAGATGGCATAAAAAAAATCTTCTCCCAATGTGGGTGGCGGATATGGATTTCCGCACGCCGCCTTTTTTGATGGACGCGCTGAACAAAAGGAATGAACATGAGGTGCTGGGTTATGCGCGCCGTCCGGAAGATTGGTACAAGGCTATAATCTACTGGTTTAAAAAGCGTTATAACTGGAGCATCAAAGCGGAAAACATAGGTTTTGTTCCGGGCATTGTTGTTGGCTTGTGCCACGCTTTAAGATGTTTCACAAAGCCGGGAGATAAAGTCCTTATCATGCCTCCGGTCTATTTTCCGTTCCGTCTGCAGATTCTTGCTGCGGGCTGCAAGCTTGTCAATTGCAATTTGAAATTAAAAGACATTGCCATTAAAGGAAATGCTGCAGCTAAAGAGCAGCAATTTGAGCTGGATTTTGATGATTTCCGTAAAAAGATAAAAGGCTGCAAAGCTATGATACTCTGCAATCCCCACAACCCTGGCGGAAGAGCATGGACCCGTCGGGAACTAGAAGAGATTGCAAAAATTTGTTTGCAGAATAAAGTGCTTGTGCTGTCAGATGAAATCCATTGTGACCTGACATTTCCCCCTTTAAAGCACATCCCTTTTGCAACTGTTAATGCTCGTCAAGCACTGAATACCATTACATTCCATGCTCCAAGCAAAACTTTCAACTGCGCCGGTCTTGGCAGCAGCGAGTGGATTGCTACAAACAAAAAGCTGCATGACACGTTTGCTAAATATTTGGATGACGGAGAGTTTGACGGAGGCAATGTTTATTCTTTTATTCCCGACAGATATGTCTATACGCCAGAGGGTTCCGAGTGGTTAAAGCAGGCGCTTGAATATATGCAGGGCAACATAAATTATGTTGAGAAATTCTTGAGAGATAATTTTATTTTTGATGCTATCTCAAAGGTAAAAGGAGGCAGGCAGATGTCTGAGCACAAAACACAGCTTATTACTATGATTAAACCTCAGGCTTCATTTTTAATTTATTTGAACTTTAGGAATCTTGGTTTGACTCAAAAACAACTTTGCAGTTTTATTGCTGATGATGCTCATCTTGCTCTAAATGATGGGGCTGTATTTGGTCCTGGAGGAGAAGGGTTTATGAGGCTTAACATTGGTTGTCCCAGAGCTACGGTTGAGCTGGCGATGGGGCAGTTAAAGAGAGCGTTTGATAAGAAGTTCTGCAAATAA
- a CDS encoding TonB-dependent receptor, whose translation MKKIFLFALTVLLSTMMYAQKVTVSGTVTSKDDSQPVPGANVQVKGTKIGAFTDDNGKYSIANVPANATLVFSSIGFTTQEVAVSGRGVINVQLSADAMALDETIVVAYGTAKKGTYTGAAAVVKNDAIKDVPTASFENALNGKVAGLQVTQSSGQVGSTTSIHIRGIGSMNASTEPLYVIDGVPVSQGDAGQMYGYTYSTNNVMSTLNPDDIESITVLKDAAASSLYGSRAANGVVVITTKKGKSGRPSINFKTSVSLSPSWATKNYSSASAEDQVAMEYEIFWDYRLQSGHTEAQANAYALKQINTGDRWKKHGYVITSEDTGRYTKLNIGVVDGAEKRLNKYYDWNSDLFKMGVYQTYDLSVSGGNDQTTYYSSIGYTKDKGRVIDNKFTRVSGRLNVNQKVGKFFEFSTNVDLGRTKTIGFNDSRSTSSNYFMASRNMLFPLYWPYYYDDETKPYLKFNGYCYNPNYYHDKWSNSSRTLKIRASETLTFHILPGLDAKTVFSYDNAETLDHYYVSAEHYNGAGTDGEVDEMTTNSNKMVSSSTVSYNTTFAEKHTISLLAGFEAEKNKTDFQRSTGTFLPSTVHTVATAGVVDANAYNWGNSLASVLSRAEYNYDNRYYASASFRRDGSSKLGKDNRWGNFWSVAGSWRITNEEFMKSAPWITSLKLRASYGVNGTLPSNNYGWRSLSAFTLKYQQNPGSIISTTADENLTWETNYTTNIALEFGLFDQRLYGTIEWFNRDSKDLLQDVPIPTVTGYSSKLQNIGKINNKGFEIELGGDIIRNKQITWSASVTASILKSQVKKLYGGEDILWSDPTGDDARANYIYREGQSTLAFWGREWAGVNPANGRQVWYINGSKEEEASFQDGVNGKFKYAGRWASYDYNDAYEKIIGNGVPKIYGGINTDVTWKNFTLGLNFIYKLGCWLYDGAEKDINDDGYYWTRTRSAFVAKNRWTHEGQKTTVPQIQGVDLTDAMIKSTRHLHHGDFLRLKTVTFGYNLPKNWISKVGLQNARVYCSGTNLLTWAAYREVDPETNQYSTRGWETPFCKVITFGLELGF comes from the coding sequence ATGAAAAAAATCTTTTTATTTGCGCTTACAGTGTTGTTGTCTACAATGATGTATGCACAAAAAGTTACCGTATCAGGTACGGTTACTTCCAAAGATGACAGTCAACCGGTTCCTGGAGCAAACGTTCAAGTAAAGGGGACAAAGATTGGCGCTTTTACGGATGACAATGGTAAATACTCCATTGCCAATGTTCCGGCAAATGCTACTTTGGTATTTTCATCCATCGGTTTTACAACTCAGGAAGTTGCAGTTAGCGGCAGAGGTGTCATTAACGTACAGCTTTCCGCAGATGCAATGGCATTGGATGAGACCATTGTAGTTGCCTATGGTACTGCAAAGAAAGGCACTTATACAGGTGCTGCGGCAGTAGTAAAAAATGATGCTATCAAGGATGTCCCGACAGCTTCTTTTGAGAATGCTCTTAACGGAAAAGTTGCAGGACTTCAGGTTACGCAGAGTTCAGGACAGGTTGGTTCCACAACCTCTATTCACATTAGAGGTATCGGTTCCATGAATGCTTCTACTGAACCTTTGTACGTAATTGATGGTGTTCCGGTTTCACAAGGAGACGCCGGACAAATGTACGGATACACTTACTCTACCAACAACGTCATGAGCACATTAAACCCAGATGATATTGAGAGTATTACAGTATTGAAGGATGCGGCTGCATCATCACTTTACGGATCACGTGCAGCAAACGGAGTTGTAGTTATCACAACCAAGAAAGGAAAATCAGGAAGACCTTCCATCAACTTTAAGACTTCCGTATCTCTTTCACCTTCATGGGCAACAAAGAACTACTCATCTGCATCTGCAGAGGACCAGGTTGCTATGGAGTATGAAATTTTCTGGGATTACAGATTGCAAAGCGGTCACACAGAGGCACAAGCCAATGCTTACGCTCTAAAGCAAATCAACACCGGAGACAGATGGAAAAAACACGGATATGTAATTACATCAGAAGACACCGGACGTTATACAAAACTTAACATCGGCGTTGTAGACGGAGCAGAGAAGAGATTAAATAAATATTATGACTGGAACAGCGATTTGTTCAAGATGGGTGTTTACCAGACTTACGATCTTTCCGTCAGCGGTGGTAATGATCAGACAACTTATTATTCTTCAATAGGTTATACTAAAGATAAAGGCCGCGTGATTGATAATAAATTCACCCGCGTATCCGGACGCTTGAACGTTAACCAGAAGGTTGGAAAGTTCTTTGAGTTTTCTACAAACGTAGACCTTGGAAGAACTAAGACAATAGGATTCAACGATTCCAGAAGCACAAGCAGCAACTACTTCATGGCTTCCAGAAATATGTTGTTCCCTTTGTACTGGCCTTATTATTATGATGATGAAACAAAACCTTATCTGAAGTTTAACGGATATTGCTATAACCCTAATTATTATCATGATAAATGGTCAAACTCATCTAGGACCTTGAAGATTAGAGCATCAGAGACTCTAACTTTCCACATACTTCCCGGACTTGATGCAAAGACAGTTTTCTCTTATGATAACGCAGAGACATTGGATCATTATTATGTAAGTGCAGAGCACTACAACGGTGCAGGTACCGACGGAGAAGTTGATGAAATGACGACCAATTCTAATAAGATGGTTTCTTCATCTACAGTCTCTTACAACACTACATTTGCAGAGAAGCACACAATTTCCTTGCTTGCAGGTTTTGAGGCAGAGAAGAACAAGACTGATTTCCAGCGTTCTACCGGTACATTCCTGCCATCTACAGTCCATACCGTAGCAACAGCAGGAGTTGTTGATGCTAACGCTTATAACTGGGGCAATTCACTTGCTTCCGTATTGAGCAGGGCAGAGTACAATTATGATAACAGATATTACGCATCCGCATCATTCAGACGCGACGGTTCTTCTAAGCTTGGCAAAGATAACCGCTGGGGTAACTTCTGGTCAGTAGCAGGCAGCTGGAGAATTACTAATGAGGAGTTTATGAAGAGTGCTCCTTGGATTACCAGCTTAAAGCTAAGAGCATCTTATGGTGTTAACGGTACGCTTCCTTCCAACAATTATGGTTGGAGATCTCTTTCTGCATTTACCCTTAAGTATCAGCAGAATCCTGGTAGCATCATCAGCACAACAGCAGATGAGAACCTTACATGGGAGACTAACTACACAACAAATATCGCATTGGAATTTGGTTTATTTGATCAGAGATTATACGGTACAATTGAGTGGTTCAACAGAGATTCCAAGGATTTGCTACAAGATGTTCCAATTCCTACAGTAACCGGTTATTCTTCTAAACTTCAGAACATTGGAAAGATTAACAACAAGGGATTTGAAATTGAATTAGGCGGCGACATTATCCGCAACAAGCAGATTACATGGAGCGCAAGTGTTACAGCTTCTATTCTTAAATCACAGGTTAAGAAACTTTACGGAGGAGAGGACATTCTTTGGTCTGACCCTACAGGCGATGATGCCCGTGCAAATTACATCTACAGAGAGGGACAATCTACCCTTGCATTCTGGGGACGTGAATGGGCAGGCGTTAATCCTGCAAACGGAAGACAAGTATGGTACATCAACGGAAGCAAAGAGGAAGAAGCTTCATTCCAAGATGGAGTTAACGGCAAATTTAAATATGCCGGAAGATGGGCTTCTTATGATTATAATGATGCTTATGAGAAAATCATAGGTAACGGTGTTCCAAAGATTTACGGAGGCATCAATACTGACGTTACATGGAAGAACTTCACACTTGGATTAAACTTCATTTACAAACTTGGCTGCTGGCTGTATGACGGCGCAGAGAAGGATATAAATGATGATGGTTACTATTGGACAAGAACTCGTTCTGCATTTGTTGCAAAGAACAGATGGACTCATGAGGGCCAAAAGACTACAGTACCTCAGATTCAAGGTGTTGACTTAACAGACGCTATGATTAAGAGTACTCGTCACCTACATCACGGAGACTTCTTAAGACTAAAGACTGTAACATTTGGTTATAATCTACCTAAGAACTGGATTTCCAAGGTTGGCTTGCAGAATGCAAGAGTATATTGCAGCGGCACTAACCTACTAACATGGGCAGCTTATAGAGAGGTTGACCCTGAGACTAACCAATACAGCACAAGAGGTTGGGAAACTCCTTTCTGCAAGGTTATTACCTTTGGATTGGAACTTGGTTTTTAA